TAACTACTTTTATAAGATTATACTTTTTTACTATATCATCAAACTTTTCATGAAGATAACCAGTTAAAACTATAATTTCATTAATTCCGCACTCTCTTAAATTTAGTATTTGTCTTTCAAGTAAAGACATTCCATTAACTTCAATTAAAGACTTTGGAGTATTTTCTGTTAATGGTCTTAATCTTGTTCCCATTCCTGCTGCCATTAAAATTGCTCTCATAACACACCTCTAGTTCAGTTTACAGTTTACAGTTTACAGTTTACAGTTTACAGTTTACAGTTTACAGTTGGCATTATAAATCAAACTGTGCAAATTGTATACCGATATTTATAATTTATTCAAACATTCTTTTGCTCTATTGTATCTATCAATTCCATAAGTACCAAAATCATCGCCTTCAGCTTCTTTAATTAATGTCCAAACTGCCCATAGAAAATCCTGGCATATCTGATGGATTAATAATCTTCTTCTGGAATCTTTATCAGCTTCTTTTCCATTAAAGTATAACCTAAACATTAACTCAATGTCATCTTCTGAAAACTCATTTTCTAAAGAAAGTGCTGCTAAATCCCACATATCATCATTGATGCCACTGTATTCCCAGTCAATTAAATAAATCCTACCATGTGTATCCTTAACAAAATTTTCTGAAACCAAATCATTATGTGATGGTACAAACACTCTGTTACAAACCTTCAATTCCTCTTCTAGAGCCATAATTTTCTCTCTTACTTCTTCATAATCCTCAAAGAAATCTCCATGATCGTTTCTCAATATATTTTCATATTTTTCAAGTTCTCTAAACATACTAAATTCGTTATCCATATGGAAATCTGTACTTTCATGAAGATTTCTCAAAATAGTAGTAACTTGTTTTAAGTTTTCTTCTTTTTTAATACTCCTATGAGTTAATGTTTCTGCATTTTCAATAAATTTAGATATTTTAACTCCTGTCTCCAAGTTAAAGTATGGCACTTCAACATTATAACCTTTTTCAGATGCAATTGCCGAGTTAAACATTTCTGTATTTCTATTAATCATTTGCTCAGTCCCAACTCCTGCAACTCTTAAAATATACTTTTCACCTTTAACAGCTATTCTGTAATTTTTATTTGTCATTCCTCCCGCTGGAACTATTTCAGTGATATCCTCGTCTTTAACCTTCAATGATTCACGGATTATAGTTTTTATATTATTGATTTCATAGTTGAGCTCTCTTCTTCTTATAGTTGGATAAAGATAATTTTTAATCTTTTCGTATTCCTTTGGAGTATCTGCATCCCCCCATGCAAGATCATCTATTTTAACAAATCCAATATTATAATCTCTTGCAACATCTAATAGTACATATTCATAATTTAAATATGGATTTACATTCCCCTTAAATTCTTCAAGCATCATACTATACAGCTTGTATGAAATCTTAGTAAGTCCAATCATTTCTCCATCAATCCTGTTAAATTGGTGGATATCTTTAGACATCTTGTATAAATGATTATCTCTTATTTCAACAAAAGCTTCATCTCCAGAACCACTTTCATTAGTAAAAAGTATACAATCTCGACTTGGACTTTCAGCTAATTCCTTTATTGCTCTTTTTTCGAAAATCAAGTCATTTTCAATAAGTAAAAAATCATCATCAATGTATTCTTTAGCTAAAGATAAAGAATGCATAGTACCTGTCCACTTATAAGTATCACTTTTTACTAACTTTATGTTTTTACTACTTTTAAAGTATTCTTCAAAATATTGACTTTCATATCCTGTAACTATTACAGTTTTGGTTATTCCATTTTCTTTTAATATATTTAAAGTTCTATCAATCAACTTAAAATCTTCAATTTCAAGCATTCCAACAGGCTTTCCAAATTCCTCTGTTCTACCAGCTGCTAATATAACAGCTTGTTTTACTATTTTCTTTTCTTCTTCATGAAGCTTTAATCTAGTATTCTTTGCCGAAGTAATATTTTCTTCTAAATACTTCATACCTTTTTCAGTCACTTTATATAAAGTTCCCCTATTATTTGTTATTCTATCTATGTATGCAGCCTCTGTAAATTCCTTTAAAACAGCATTAACCTTACCAAGGGATATATTAGTTCTTTTGGCTAATTCTCTTTGATTTATATTAAAATTATCATTTAAAGTTTTTAATATTTTTATTCTATCCTCCAACATATGTACCTAGCTCCTCTTTTCAAATTATTTATATATCCAATAATCACTGTTCGAAATTTGAACTAAAATAATTATATTCCTAATCCCCTTTTATGTCAATAAAACAATTACAAATTAATGCAAAAATGCTGCTTAAATAACTATGAAAATTATTTAAACAGCATTATTACTTAAATTAATCTCTTAAATACAGTATGGTTTCAAATTTGTTTATATTACCATGAAGCTGCACCATCTTGTCCAAAAGTATATACTCTATCATCAATAAACATGCCTTGGTTAATTACCATTTGTCCATTTGGAGTAAAGTAATACCATTTTCCATTTAAATTCAACCAGCCCTTATGCATTACTCCATTTTTACCAAGATAGTAAACTTTATTATCCACATTAATCCAACCCATTCTCATTTCTCCTGTTGTTGGATCCAAATAGTAAGTCTTACCATCAGTGTTATCAACCTTCCAACCTGATGCTCTAAATCCTATATTATTTAAATAATAATTTTTACCACCAGTAGTTATCCAAGCATTTTTAACTTGTCTATTATGTTTGTCAAAATAAGCAGGTTTTCCATTTACAGTTCCCCACTCTTCATATTTACTTAAATCTACCCAAGTATCATTAAAATCATCATAAAATTGATCATCGTCTGTATTATTATTGTTGTTATTATTATTCCAATCAGAATTATCAACTCTATAGACTTCTAAAGTATATGTTTTAGTAGATGCTCCATCTTCTGATTTAACTTCTATTGTAATTTGAGTCTTTTGATTTCCTCTAAGACTTACAGATATTGCTGTATCAGAATAAGTCTGTCCATTAACAGTAATTGTAGAATTAGAATTCTTTGGAACAGGTGTTACCTTTATATTAGTTACATTTGTATCTACTCTAACTTTTGTTATATCAGCTGTAGGATCAAATGTATAGTCTCCTGTATTAAGAATTACATTCTTTAACGCAGCATCACTACTTTTATTATTATTAGTTAAAGTTACTGTATATGTCTTTGTCGTAGTTCCATCCTGTGCAGTTACAACTATTTTTACCTTTGTTGTTCCACTTGAATCCAAAGGCAACTCAGTTTCTTCTCCTGAAGGTAAAGTATATGATTGATCGCCACTATTGATTGTAGCAGTAATGGAAGCTATATTAGCATCTTGTGCTATTACTGTGAATTTTTCTGTAGTATCTTCCTTAGCAACAGTTACATTATAGTTATAATCAGTACTTGAAAAACCTGTAGTTCCATTACTATTAGTTAAACTATAACCTTTTACTTTTAAAGAATTCAAAACAGCATTATCTGATTTCTGTCCTTGATTTGGGTTAGTCTGATTTCCATAATTTTCAGGTAAATAGAAAACATAAGTATCTCCTATTGGCTCACTTGTATATATAGGCTCTCCATCAGTGTTAGTTTTGATAACCTTATTTCCACTTGAATCTGTTACATATGTAAATTCATCATAATATGCTTGTACAACCATTTTCTTAGCTGTACCAATTTTTACATTAAGGTCAGTATCTCTAACATAATTACCACTACCGTCAGTAGCTAATATTGGCTTGTTATTAACTGAGGCTGTTGCTTCTGTTAAATTATTGCTGTTAACATCATCTGCAAGCCAAACTTTTATATATTCATTTAAATTACTTCTTTTAGTTTTATCAAGAGATACCTTTACTGAATCTGAATTTGGTGATCCATAATATAAATCATAAGTACGTCTTGATGTATAAAATTTATCAATTAAATTTGTTGTTCCTGGCTGAGTTAAATACGGAGTTTTTGCCGTAGAACTAGAATTATCAGCAACATCAAAAGATAAATTCATGTCAAAATTACTTGTATTTATAGGATTAACCTTAAATAAATATCTTGCTAGAATAGTCTGTGTATCTGTTATTTCACCATTGCTAGCCGCATATACATCTAATTGTAACTCATTTGTTGTTGTACTAGCTTTAAAATCAATAAATTGTTTTCCATTTTTAAGTTCTGACTTTACTACCTGAGTCTTTCCAGTAGAGTCCGTATAATTATTGGTTAAAACATAACCCACAGTAGTTTTATCTCTCAATAAAGTTGGATCTAGAGATACCATTCCAGCCCTTTGATCAATATAAATTTCTCCTTTATAAGTCTTGAACGTAGCATTCTTATCCTGTAAAACATTAAATACCTTACCAACATATGCTTGCACATCTGTATTGTCATTATAATTAAGCTTTGTTATTCCAGCATCTTTTAAGCTATAATCATTGCTAGAATTCAAATTTTTATATCGAATTTCTATTGCATAAGCTTTTTGGATATCTTTGTTGGCTCCACTTCCAGAATCCAATTTAACTACTATTGACTCTGGCTGTCCTAATTTAGCCAAACTACCAGTAAGCTGCTGTCCATCAATATTATATTCTGTTCCAATTGTAGCTTTTTTACCATTTTTATATACCATTGCATTTTCTAAATTCATTGTATTTTCAAATGTCATAACATACTTTAATGCTGAAACAGAATCGGGTACATCAAAGGTATATCTAAGTGCCATACTTGAATCTGCTTTTGCATCTTGTACATATAAAAATGGAGTTGTATTATTTACTTTTTCACTTGCTGTACCAATAAAAGCATTTGTTATATTATCAAAAGAATTTTGAGAGCCAACATAAGCCTTAAAAGTCATAGGATTTAT
The window above is part of the Clostridium saccharoperbutylacetonicum N1-4(HMT) genome. Proteins encoded here:
- a CDS encoding NTP transferase domain-containing protein yields the protein MLEDRIKILKTLNDNFNINQRELAKRTNISLGKVNAVLKEFTEAAYIDRITNNRGTLYKVTEKGMKYLEENITSAKNTRLKLHEEEKKIVKQAVILAAGRTEEFGKPVGMLEIEDFKLIDRTLNILKENGITKTVIVTGYESQYFEEYFKSSKNIKLVKSDTYKWTGTMHSLSLAKEYIDDDFLLIENDLIFEKRAIKELAESPSRDCILFTNESGSGDEAFVEIRDNHLYKMSKDIHQFNRIDGEMIGLTKISYKLYSMMLEEFKGNVNPYLNYEYVLLDVARDYNIGFVKIDDLAWGDADTPKEYEKIKNYLYPTIRRRELNYEINNIKTIIRESLKVKDEDITEIVPAGGMTNKNYRIAVKGEKYILRVAGVGTEQMINRNTEMFNSAIASEKGYNVEVPYFNLETGVKISKFIENAETLTHRSIKKEENLKQVTTILRNLHESTDFHMDNEFSMFRELEKYENILRNDHGDFFEDYEEVREKIMALEEELKVCNRVFVPSHNDLVSENFVKDTHGRIYLIDWEYSGINDDMWDLAALSLENEFSEDDIELMFRLYFNGKEADKDSRRRLLIHQICQDFLWAVWTLIKEAEGDDFGTYGIDRYNRAKECLNKL
- a CDS encoding N-acetylmuramoyl-L-alanine amidase family protein, whose translation is MREMKKRFVALLIVFTSIVSFLPVGFSGHEAKAAASDASAIQVSIAGDKNLITPRNDTTLNETIYSTQNVVGGFDITVKDVRTTIDALQKLAKDTKTSTSDITQQNVEIVSINGTPVTDTTTLNEIGITISDYQIVNGAVPSVGKTIKNLPLGVNKIEYKISFRTQNVDFVPASKSLSGVDEANVGTYKDTEYASQTITIEHATDFVVNKINPMTFKAYVGSQNSFDNITNAFIGTASEKVNNTTPFLYVQDAKADSSMALRYTFDVPDSVSALKYVMTFENTMNLENAMVYKNGKKATIGTEYNIDGQQLTGSLAKLGQPESIVVKLDSGSGANKDIQKAYAIEIRYKNLNSSNDYSLKDAGITKLNYNDNTDVQAYVGKVFNVLQDKNATFKTYKGEIYIDQRAGMVSLDPTLLRDKTTVGYVLTNNYTDSTGKTQVVKSELKNGKQFIDFKASTTTNELQLDVYAASNGEITDTQTILARYLFKVNPINTSNFDMNLSFDVADNSSSTAKTPYLTQPGTTNLIDKFYTSRRTYDLYYGSPNSDSVKVSLDKTKRSNLNEYIKVWLADDVNSNNLTEATASVNNKPILATDGSGNYVRDTDLNVKIGTAKKMVVQAYYDEFTYVTDSSGNKVIKTNTDGEPIYTSEPIGDTYVFYLPENYGNQTNPNQGQKSDNAVLNSLKVKGYSLTNSNGTTGFSSTDYNYNVTVAKEDTTEKFTVIAQDANIASITATINSGDQSYTLPSGEETELPLDSSGTTKVKIVVTAQDGTTTKTYTVTLTNNNKSSDAALKNVILNTGDYTFDPTADITKVRVDTNVTNIKVTPVPKNSNSTITVNGQTYSDTAISVSLRGNQKTQITIEVKSEDGASTKTYTLEVYRVDNSDWNNNNNNNNTDDDQFYDDFNDTWVDLSKYEEWGTVNGKPAYFDKHNRQVKNAWITTGGKNYYLNNIGFRASGWKVDNTDGKTYYLDPTTGEMRMGWINVDNKVYYLGKNGVMHKGWLNLNGKWYYFTPNGQMVINQGMFIDDRVYTFGQDGAASW